A region of the Spirochaetota bacterium genome:
AGGACTTGCTAAAAAGGAAGAGCTTATTTATATCCCAGCAAGAAATGAATTAATAAAGCTTGATATTAATTTACCAGAAATGAGAATGCTTATATATATAAGAGATGAAGCGCATAGATTTGCTAATAGACTAAGAAAAATTAAAATAAAGAAAAAGTTTAATTTTTAAAATTTTAAATTAAAATTGAAATAAGTTACAATTTAGTTTATATTTTAATGATTTTTAATTTTTATTTTTATATATGAGATTGACGATATTTTAAAATAAGATTTTTTTTTATTTATAAATTTTTTAAATAGTATAAAAATTTATTTGTATAACAAAAGATAAAATTTAATTTTAAGGGATAACCTATATGAGTAAAGATAAAATTGTTAAAAAAAGACTGAAAAAGGGAACATCTTTTCTTGATAAAAAAAAGCAAATGTATGTTTATAAAAACAAAAAGAGTAAAGTCAGAGAAAAGTTTCAATCTTATGAAGAAGGATATATTAACTTTAACTCTTTTGCTTTCTTTTTAAGTGAGTTTTTCTTTCCTTTAACTATATTGCCTTTACTTTTGTGGACTTTTTCACTCTTACCTGCAAGAGGGTTGATGACTTTATCTACTGAATTTCTTAGAGCAGTCATTGCTTTTGAGTTTTTTTCTATTTTGAATGCTTTGATTGGTTTAATAATAAATTATTTTATATTAAAAAATATATTTGAATATTTTAATATCTTTAATATAACAAATTTTATGGACCCTTATGACTTTTTAAAGTATAGAGCAAGGATTTTAAATTTTCCATTAAATAATATGATTTTTTATTTTTTTAGGTCTTTTATAGTTTTAATAATTCCTTTATACTATTTTATAAATACTGATTTATTTTTAAAAAGTAACTTTTTTTTGATGGTTTTACTATCTTTGCTTACATCAATAAATTCAAGTGTAATGAACTATTATTTTAACCTTTTTACAATAAATAAAATACAAAAAATATTAATTAAAGTTAAAATTCAAAGTGGAGATACACCTTTCAAGATTTATATTTTTAATATTCCTGTAAAAACAATATTTACTATTTTGCTTCCTGCAATATTAGCTAATTTAATTTTGATTCTATTTATAAATACTACATTTAACTTTTTTAAATTTAAACCATCTTCTGCCTTAATTAAGGCATTTTCAGGAATAGTTACTATATCAGCTTTTTCACTTGTCTCTTCATCTTTAATTTTTGCATTTTATCTTTCTGATTACATTAGAATTTTAAGAAATTCTATAGAAACTTTACAAAAAGGAGACTTCACAATATCAGTTCCTGTTAGAACAACAGATGAAATGGCAGATTTTGCACATAGACTTAATGTAACATCTTTAGAACTAAATAATCTTGTTTTACAAGTAAAAAATTTTTTTGATGTTATTTCTGATAAGACAAATGTTAATTTTGAAATTGCAAAAAAGATAAGTGATTTTTCAGATAACCTTAATAAATCATTATTAAAGGTTACTGAATCAATTGGAAAAATTACAGATTCTACTAAAATTATTGAAAAAGTTTCAGATAATGCATCACAAGCTATTACTGATTCAATAAAGAGATTAAGAGAACAAATTGAACTTTTTGAAAAATCTTTAAGTGCTATGAGTGAAATTGATGAGATTTCTCAGAAAATGGTTGATTCATTAAAGTTAATTATTGATATATCTTCGCATACTAAATTACTTGCTTTAAATGCTTCAATAGAAGCTTCCAGAGTTGGAGAGTCAGGTAAAGGTTTTGCTGTTGTTGCTATGGAAATTAGAAAACTTGCAGAAAATGCATCAAATGTTTCAGATGAGATAAAAAATTTTATCGGAGTAATAAATAATAAAGT
Encoded here:
- a CDS encoding methyl-accepting chemotaxis protein; translation: MSKDKIVKKRLKKGTSFLDKKKQMYVYKNKKSKVREKFQSYEEGYINFNSFAFFLSEFFFPLTILPLLLWTFSLLPARGLMTLSTEFLRAVIAFEFFSILNALIGLIINYFILKNIFEYFNIFNITNFMDPYDFLKYRARILNFPLNNMIFYFFRSFIVLIIPLYYFINTDLFLKSNFFLMVLLSLLTSINSSVMNYYFNLFTINKIQKILIKVKIQSGDTPFKIYIFNIPVKTIFTILLPAILANLILILFINTTFNFFKFKPSSALIKAFSGIVTISAFSLVSSSLIFAFYLSDYIRILRNSIETLQKGDFTISVPVRTTDEMADFAHRLNVTSLELNNLVLQVKNFFDVISDKTNVNFEIAKKISDFSDNLNKSLLKVTESIGKITDSTKIIEKVSDNASQAITDSIKRLREQIELFEKSLSAMSEIDEISQKMVDSLKLIIDISSHTKLLALNASIEASRVGESGKGFAVVAMEIRKLAENASNVSDEIKNFIGVINNKVNQSMQGSNIIKSAVLNIMQEVSDIDNQVKSIKEEAIKEVKFTEDLSMIKDNFEKVVKENNLISGEITKNAEELKNNSDQLIKILGKLKSIETGLIIKEDQIEKVKIKILENTKLKKEKKVKKEEKLYLLEEKKEKIEKEEQIVVKDQLTKKEFEEIPDLQSKEELESLPEIKEEIKKGNLNLEFEYDLIQEGENIKINEETGIIELADESKK